The window TGCCACAATTCGAGCACTGGCTCAACACAACCTGCTGATGGCCACACATAGGACAAAACCTTGCGCTTTGCGGAATTGAACTTGAACAGTCCGGGCATTGAGAATGGACCTGATTCTGTTGACTCTGACTGTTTTGTTGAAGAGTTGAAGCAAATATCCCTGGCAACATAAGCCCCATCCCCATCCCCAAACCTGCTCCGGCACCAGAGCCTGCCTCCCCCTGCCCTTCTGCTGCTTTTTCCATAGCCATGGCAGCTTTAAGCTTTACGAACTTGTCCATATCCTGGATTGCGTTCATTCGACTCTTGTCATCTATAGCTTTTTGCACTTCATCCGGGGGAGTTATCGAAGTAATGTAGAGATGACTGAGATTCAGGCCAAAATGGGCAAAATCCTTGACCAGCCTTGCCTGAAGCTCGGCAGACAACTCATCAAATTTCCCTGGAAGATTGAGTATTGTATCGAGTATTTCACCCAGGTAATCGTTAAACCTGGAAACTATCACCCGTTTGAGATAGCTCTCCACCTCTTCGGTGGTGATTTTTCCCATTGTGCCCACAAGAGAGTTTATAAACAATACCGGCTGGACAACATTGATATTAAATACCCCGTGAGCCCGCAGGCGGATCAAGCCAAATTCTGAATCACGGAAAGCAACCGGGTTTCTCGTACCCCACTTGAGGTTGGTGAAATATTTCAAGTTCACCATATACACCTCAGCTCGTAATGGGCTGTTACCCCGCCATGGAATTGACAATATTTTTGTCAGGATTGGCAGGTTCAGAGTTTTAAGGGTATGCCTGCCTGGACCAAATGCATCACATGCTTTTCCCTGATAAAAAAGTACAGCCGCCTGGCTTTCTCTGACGGTCAGTTGGGCACCGAGCTTTATCTCTCCTGAACCGCTTTCCGGGAGACGATGAACCAACTCCAGCCCGCTCTCATCAAACCACTCGATATTCTCAAGGAAAACTGCACTGTCAAACCTGTTCATGAACTATCTCCAAGATCAATTAACCAGCAATTTATGCGAATACTGTACATTACAAAACAGAGTGCTTCCAGCTTTGCAAGACCGTTAAAACACATTATATTAAAATTTGTAAGCAACATATGGAAAACATGAGAGAGGATAACATGAGCTTTAAGGACGAATGGGATTTAGCAAGCGCACTCAAGGTGTTACAGCACCCCACTGTAGATGGAAAACTCTGGGCTGAAGCTGTCGAGTGGTTGCTAAAATACGGTCCGCCATCCATTAAAAAAATTCTTCTGGAAGCTTCTCAGACCGCTACAGAAATGCAGTTCCCAGAACTGGAACCATCTCACCACACTGCAGACGGAG of the Desulfosediminicola ganghwensis genome contains:
- a CDS encoding SPFH domain-containing protein, whose amino-acid sequence is MNRFDSAVFLENIEWFDESGLELVHRLPESGSGEIKLGAQLTVRESQAAVLFYQGKACDAFGPGRHTLKTLNLPILTKILSIPWRGNSPLRAEVYMVNLKYFTNLKWGTRNPVAFRDSEFGLIRLRAHGVFNINVVQPVLFINSLVGTMGKITTEEVESYLKRVIVSRFNDYLGEILDTILNLPGKFDELSAELQARLVKDFAHFGLNLSHLYITSITPPDEVQKAIDDKSRMNAIQDMDKFVKLKAAMAMEKAAEGQGEAGSGAGAGLGMGMGLMLPGIFASTLQQNSQSQQNQVHSQCPDCSSSIPQSARFCPMCGHQQVVLSQCSNCGKNLPPQAKFCSRCGEKAGEGVKSKFCSGCGTENMPGSMFCNNCGERLG